The Mucilaginibacter mallensis genome has a segment encoding these proteins:
- a CDS encoding putative LPS assembly protein LptD gives MASPKKGKYNYHRPLTDTIIKLDSIKDKKLLRIKDTVSTKGTKSNNTKGIIGKSDTSSKKGKNELAAEIKGNADDSTIVDKVHNILYFYGRARVKYEDVEMDADYIRVDQKNHLIFASGSIDPRTHRYIGRPITKQGKDKPVESDSLLFNYETKKGKVYNPASEQGGNYISGGQVKKLNEDEAAYRNVLFSTCDKPFPETDFGIVITKGIGEKKRIISGPAYLEIEGVPIPLAVPFAFFPKPDTRTSGVILPTFGEDQKLGFYIKDLGYYIALNDYVDMTTQGTFYAKGSYDLNETVHYLSRYEYSGNLSLSYGSHNYGLQGDPPTKDFNITWSHSQNSNASPGSTFSASVNAGTSTFYQNNPAYSNYNLQALTQNNLSSSIAYGRVWAGTPFNLTVSLSHSQDLTAKTVTLNLPTFNFNMSTLSPFDSKDRVGPQKWYQKITVGYSLQGTNNINAIPESELFQGNTLFKKMQNGLEHQIPIGFNQTLLKYFQFSATANYTERWYFQSIKEQYNRDNLIDPTLPTIDTVGGFKRSGEYNLSAGFSTKVYGTMNFKKSKLKAIRTVMTPSISFQYKPDFSDPSYGYYKTIVSNATIPYPATYTTYSIFQNGVYGYPSAGRQAGLNFSLDNTIEAKVKAKATDTSNTDKHVKILDGLTFSTFYNFAADSFRLSPISFSGHTAILHQKVNISFSGVFNPYESKLMDSISNGVIQKYSHEIDRFTWQDGKLPSLQSFSISASGSLNSTSFHPHNTTQAPVGSNMQNMTPQQQDRLALLNSDPSAYVDFNIPWNISFNYSFTYNNNVTNTNTTNTMMISGDFNLTPKWKIQYSTNYDLKARALSSATSFSIYRDLHCWDLSIQWLPFGYYKSYNVTLRVKSTILQDLKLSKKSDYTSSSYFNQ, from the coding sequence ATGGCTTCACCTAAAAAAGGTAAATATAACTACCATAGACCACTTACTGATACTATTATCAAACTCGACTCTATAAAAGACAAAAAACTTCTTAGAATAAAAGATACAGTAAGTACTAAAGGTACGAAAAGTAATAATACTAAAGGTATTATTGGTAAAAGTGACACTTCATCCAAAAAGGGTAAGAATGAATTGGCAGCCGAAATAAAAGGTAATGCTGATGACTCAACCATTGTTGATAAGGTGCACAATATTTTATATTTCTATGGCAGGGCCCGTGTAAAATATGAAGATGTTGAAATGGATGCCGACTATATAAGGGTCGATCAAAAAAATCATCTGATATTTGCCAGCGGTAGCATCGATCCCAGAACGCACCGGTACATAGGCCGCCCCATTACAAAACAGGGTAAAGATAAACCTGTTGAATCAGATTCATTACTCTTTAATTACGAAACCAAAAAGGGTAAAGTATATAACCCTGCATCAGAACAGGGGGGCAACTATATTTCGGGTGGTCAGGTAAAAAAATTGAATGAAGATGAAGCCGCCTATCGGAATGTGCTTTTCAGTACCTGCGATAAGCCTTTTCCTGAAACGGATTTCGGTATAGTGATAACAAAGGGCATAGGGGAGAAGAAACGTATTATCTCGGGTCCGGCATATCTTGAGATTGAAGGTGTGCCCATACCGCTGGCTGTTCCTTTCGCCTTTTTTCCAAAGCCAGATACCAGAACGTCAGGTGTTATATTGCCAACTTTTGGAGAGGATCAGAAACTGGGTTTTTACATTAAAGATCTAGGCTATTACATTGCCTTGAATGATTATGTTGATATGACCACACAAGGCACCTTTTATGCAAAAGGGTCATATGATTTAAATGAAACGGTACATTATTTAAGCAGGTATGAATATTCAGGAAATCTGTCATTAAGCTATGGCTCACATAATTACGGATTACAGGGCGATCCCCCGACTAAGGACTTCAATATTACCTGGTCACATTCCCAAAACTCAAATGCAAGTCCGGGGAGTACGTTTAGTGCATCGGTAAACGCGGGTACATCAACTTTTTACCAGAATAACCCTGCATATAGTAACTATAACCTGCAGGCGCTTACACAAAACAATTTAAGTTCAAGTATAGCATATGGCAGGGTATGGGCCGGTACTCCTTTTAACCTTACCGTAAGCTTATCACACAGTCAGGACCTAACAGCGAAAACGGTTACGCTGAACTTGCCTACGTTTAACTTCAACATGTCAACACTGAGCCCTTTTGATTCAAAAGACAGGGTAGGCCCTCAAAAGTGGTATCAAAAAATAACAGTAGGTTATAGCTTACAGGGAACAAACAATATTAATGCTATACCCGAATCGGAATTATTCCAGGGTAATACCCTCTTTAAAAAGATGCAAAACGGGCTTGAGCACCAAATACCTATTGGCTTCAATCAAACCCTGCTTAAATATTTTCAATTTAGTGCAACAGCAAACTATACAGAGCGCTGGTATTTTCAAAGCATAAAAGAACAATATAACCGTGATAACCTCATCGATCCTACTCTTCCTACTATTGATACGGTAGGGGGCTTTAAAAGATCGGGCGAGTATAACCTGAGTGCGGGCTTTTCAACAAAAGTATATGGTACAATGAACTTCAAGAAAAGTAAGTTAAAAGCCATCCGTACAGTTATGACGCCATCCATCTCGTTTCAGTACAAACCGGATTTCTCGGACCCAAGCTATGGCTATTATAAAACGATTGTAAGTAATGCAACCATACCATACCCTGCTACCTATACAACATATTCTATATTTCAGAACGGCGTTTATGGCTATCCATCAGCAGGCAGACAGGCAGGCTTAAACTTTAGTTTGGATAATACTATTGAAGCTAAGGTAAAAGCAAAAGCCACTGATACATCCAACACCGATAAACATGTGAAAATACTGGATGGGTTAACTTTCTCTACATTCTATAATTTCGCGGCTGATTCGTTCAGGCTTTCACCCATCTCATTCTCAGGACACACGGCTATATTGCACCAAAAAGTAAATATTAGTTTTAGTGGTGTATTTAACCCGTATGAATCAAAACTTATGGATTCAATATCAAATGGCGTAATTCAAAAATATTCACACGAGATAGACCGTTTTACCTGGCAGGATGGTAAATTACCATCTTTGCAATCATTTAGCATATCAGCAAGCGGCAGTTTAAATTCAACCTCATTTCATCCGCATAATACAACACAAGCGCCTGTTGGCAGTAATATGCAAAATATGACGCCCCAGCAACAAGATAGACTGGCATTATTAAATAGCGATCCATCGGCCTATGTTGATTTTAATATCCCCTGGAATATTTCTTTTAACTACAGCTTTACCTATAATAATAATGTAACCAACACGAACACTACTAATACGATGATGATAAGCGGGGATTTTAATTTAACCCCCAAGTGGAAGATACAATATTCAACTAACTACGACTTAAAGGCGCGCGCGTTAAGCAGTGCCACATCGTTTTCAATCTACCGCGATCTGCATTGCTGGGACCTTTCAATACAATGGTTGCCGTTTGGATATTATAAATCATATAACGTTACTTTAAGGGTAAAATCAACTATATTACAGGATCTGAAACTAAGTAAGAAGAGTGATTATACCAGCAGTTCATATTTTAATCAATAA
- a CDS encoding homoserine dehydrogenase, translated as MSKKLNIGLFGFGVVGQGLYDIIKTKNLNLEIVKIAIKNPEKKRSLPAEIFTTDKEEILNNPELNTIVELINDTEAAFEIVSRALSTGKNVVSASKKMIATYLNELIELQHIHGTSLLYEGAVCGSIPIIRNLEEYYDNELLHSISGIFNGSSNYVLSKGYLENLDYDTALKQAQDLGFAETDPTSDVGGFDAKYKLIIAASHAYGVIVKPEEVLNIGIQNLTASDLQYAREKKLKIKLVPVAKELDDRHVTMFVLPKFVNETEFLYNVEYEYNGVTVQAAFADQQFFFGKGAGGHPTGSAVLSDIAALRYNYQYEYKKAKGKKDLNFTNNVELNVYLRYEDEALVEVLNFKHIHERYHSDSYKFVIGKINLQNLIDNQLLIADNKAFIAFADQLTGVSLAPAVKLTAEVVE; from the coding sequence ATGAGTAAGAAATTAAATATAGGGTTGTTTGGTTTTGGCGTTGTTGGCCAGGGATTATATGATATTATCAAAACCAAGAACCTGAATCTTGAAATAGTTAAAATAGCAATCAAAAATCCGGAGAAGAAACGTTCATTACCAGCAGAAATATTTACTACTGATAAGGAAGAAATACTAAACAACCCGGAGCTCAACACCATTGTTGAGCTAATCAACGATACCGAAGCTGCATTTGAGATTGTATCCCGTGCACTAAGTACAGGCAAAAATGTAGTATCGGCCAGCAAGAAAATGATCGCTACTTATTTAAATGAGTTGATTGAATTACAGCATATTCATGGCACTTCTTTATTATACGAAGGCGCGGTTTGCGGTAGTATACCAATTATCCGTAACCTGGAAGAGTATTATGACAATGAATTACTGCACTCTATCAGCGGTATTTTTAACGGATCATCAAACTATGTATTATCAAAAGGTTATTTAGAAAATCTTGATTACGATACAGCATTAAAACAGGCTCAGGACTTAGGTTTTGCTGAAACAGATCCAACCAGTGATGTAGGTGGATTTGATGCTAAATATAAACTGATAATAGCCGCATCTCATGCCTATGGCGTAATTGTTAAGCCTGAAGAGGTATTGAATATCGGTATTCAGAACTTAACAGCCAGCGACCTGCAGTATGCCCGTGAGAAGAAATTAAAGATAAAACTTGTGCCGGTTGCCAAAGAACTTGACGACAGGCATGTTACCATGTTTGTACTGCCAAAGTTTGTAAACGAAACTGAGTTTTTATACAATGTTGAGTATGAATATAACGGTGTAACTGTACAGGCCGCGTTTGCCGATCAGCAATTCTTTTTCGGCAAAGGTGCCGGTGGTCATCCTACTGGTTCTGCTGTTTTATCTGATATTGCAGCATTACGTTACAATTATCAATACGAATACAAAAAAGCAAAAGGCAAAAAAGACTTGAACTTTACCAATAACGTTGAATTGAACGTGTATTTACGCTATGAGGATGAAGCACTTGTAGAGGTCCTTAACTTTAAACACATTCATGAGCGTTACCACTCAGACAGCTATAAATTTGTGATTGGAAAGATCAACCTGCAAAATCTGATCGATAATCAATTGCTTATAGCGGATAACAAGGCATTTATAGCCTTTGCTGATCAGTTAACAGGAGTTAGTTTAGCTCCGGCAGTAAAATTAACAGCTGAAGTTGTTGAGTAG
- a CDS encoding STAS domain-containing protein, with amino-acid sequence MKFTVDKHEKYILVKLNESKLNSLVTPQLKSELILINTEGQRNIVLDLSQVKFADSSGLSSLLVGHRLCKNAKGVFILTGLSDAVSRLITISQLDNVLSIVPTSEEAIDLVFMEEIEKELKKEAK; translated from the coding sequence ATGAAATTTACGGTTGATAAACACGAGAAGTATATATTGGTGAAGCTGAATGAGTCAAAACTAAATTCATTGGTTACTCCTCAGCTAAAATCTGAGTTAATTCTTATAAATACTGAAGGCCAGAGAAACATTGTTCTCGACCTTTCACAAGTAAAATTTGCCGATTCATCCGGATTAAGCAGTTTACTGGTAGGGCACCGTTTATGTAAAAATGCCAAAGGGGTGTTTATCCTAACGGGATTAAGCGATGCTGTTTCACGCCTGATAACTATTTCGCAATTGGATAATGTACTTTCTATAGTTCCTACATCAGAAGAGGCTATCGACCTTGTATTTATGGAAGAAATAGAAAAAGAATTAAAAAAAGAAGCAAAATAA
- a CDS encoding competence/damage-inducible protein A → MLAEIITIGDEILIGQIVDTNSAWMAQQLNDAGIRVKQISSISDDRQHILTALAEASNRADIILITGGLGPTKDDITKKTLAEYFGVGMVESKEALENVNRIFAKYNRPLLEVNRLQAEVPENCEVILNKNGTAPGMWFNQEGKIYVSMPGVPFEMMYMIEEEVIPKLKTTFTLPVIIHKTILTAGEGESFLAEKIADIEDALPPYIKLAYLPKLGQVRLRLSAYGDDADLLKQKIDEFAARIVERVGINVVTQEDIPLEKALLNMMIEKGLTLSVAESCTGGYISHLFTQHAGSSKVFLGGAVSYSNQLKESLLGVKDETIEKYGAVSEETVTEMVAGALKNFKSDFAIAVTGIAGPDGGTPDKPVGTVWIGVASARQTLVKKFTFSSKRIQNIERSAMSALSMLNTLLKEY, encoded by the coding sequence GTGTTAGCAGAAATAATAACCATTGGCGATGAGATACTTATAGGGCAAATAGTTGATACAAACTCTGCATGGATGGCACAGCAGCTTAATGATGCTGGTATACGTGTAAAACAGATCTCATCAATATCTGACGACCGCCAGCATATTTTAACCGCGCTTGCGGAAGCAAGTAACAGGGCAGATATCATATTAATAACCGGTGGACTAGGCCCTACAAAAGACGATATAACCAAAAAAACCTTAGCTGAATACTTTGGGGTAGGCATGGTTGAAAGTAAAGAGGCGCTTGAAAACGTAAACCGGATTTTTGCTAAATATAACAGGCCCCTGCTTGAGGTGAACCGTTTGCAGGCTGAAGTACCCGAAAACTGCGAAGTTATCCTGAATAAAAACGGCACTGCCCCGGGTATGTGGTTTAATCAGGAGGGGAAGATATATGTATCGATGCCGGGCGTACCTTTCGAGATGATGTATATGATTGAGGAGGAGGTTATACCTAAACTTAAAACCACATTTACACTACCGGTAATTATTCACAAAACTATATTAACAGCAGGCGAAGGAGAATCATTTTTAGCGGAAAAAATAGCAGATATTGAAGATGCCCTGCCACCATACATTAAGCTGGCTTATCTGCCAAAATTAGGTCAGGTACGTTTAAGATTAAGCGCTTACGGCGATGATGCTGATCTCTTAAAACAAAAGATAGATGAATTTGCTGCGCGAATTGTTGAACGTGTAGGTATCAACGTGGTAACACAGGAGGATATCCCGCTTGAAAAAGCCCTGTTAAATATGATGATTGAAAAGGGTTTAACCCTATCGGTTGCTGAAAGTTGCACAGGCGGTTATATTTCGCATTTATTCACCCAGCATGCAGGTTCATCAAAAGTTTTTTTGGGTGGAGCGGTTAGTTATTCGAATCAGTTAAAGGAGAGTTTGCTGGGTGTAAAAGATGAAACAATTGAAAAATATGGTGCCGTAAGTGAAGAAACTGTTACTGAAATGGTAGCAGGCGCTTTGAAAAATTTCAAATCAGATTTTGCTATTGCGGTTACTGGCATTGCCGGCCCTGATGGTGGTACGCCTGATAAACCTGTGGGTACAGTTTGGATAGGAGTGGCATCTGCCCGGCAAACATTGGTTAAAAAATTCACATTCAGCAGTAAACGTATTCAAAACATTGAAAGAAGTGCCATGTCCGCATTATCTATGTTGAATACTTTACTAAAAGAATACTAA
- a CDS encoding N-acetylmuramoyl-L-alanine amidase family protein: MKNKILKRLICSLSLLLVSFSLFSSPIDSLKKDTVPSNGYKIRTIVVDAGHGGTPSGTTGHFSHGASGSYSYERNVTLAIALKLQKAVEKDMGGVKVVLTRSTEDDVSWEKRSQIANDAKGDLFISLHCNALPDKVIHEHGRKIHVPDHSGRGVLLLVYGFHRTKEEEAAISKNLLGDEDFKENDNSGFDPNDPTSVILMNSIKAKYRKQSIHLADLINSEFVEHDGRHSDGVIEQGVLVLCHTAMPSVLVETGFIDNPDDEAYLNSESGQDEIVASIVRALQNYKKEVEDAAE, encoded by the coding sequence ATGAAAAATAAAATATTGAAAAGATTGATTTGCAGTTTATCGTTACTACTGGTGTCCTTTTCGTTATTTTCCTCTCCAATTGACTCATTAAAAAAAGATACGGTACCTTCCAACGGCTATAAAATCAGAACCATTGTTGTTGATGCGGGCCATGGCGGCACTCCATCGGGTACAACAGGGCATTTTTCTCACGGCGCTTCGGGGTCATATTCTTATGAAAGAAATGTAACGCTAGCTATTGCACTTAAATTGCAAAAGGCGGTAGAAAAAGATATGGGCGGTGTAAAGGTGGTTTTAACCCGTAGTACCGAAGATGATGTTTCATGGGAAAAACGTTCGCAAATAGCTAATGATGCCAAAGGTGATCTTTTTATATCTCTACATTGTAATGCATTGCCCGATAAGGTGATACATGAGCATGGTAGAAAAATACATGTTCCGGATCATTCCGGAAGAGGTGTATTGTTACTGGTATATGGTTTTCATCGTACTAAAGAAGAAGAAGCCGCAATAAGTAAAAATTTATTGGGTGATGAGGATTTCAAAGAAAATGACAACTCCGGTTTTGATCCAAACGACCCTACTTCGGTTATTTTAATGAATTCCATTAAAGCGAAATACCGTAAACAAAGCATACATTTGGCTGATTTAATAAATTCGGAATTTGTTGAACACGATGGCCGGCACAGTGATGGTGTGATTGAACAGGGAGTTTTAGTGCTTTGCCATACCGCGATGCCTTCTGTTTTAGTTGAAACGGGTTTTATTGATAATCCTGACGACGAGGCATATTTAAACTCTGAAAGCGGACAGGATGAAATAGTAGCATCAATAGTGAGGGCCTTGCAAAATTATAAAAAGGAAGTAGAAGACGCGGCAGAGTAA
- a CDS encoding ribonuclease Z has protein sequence MKFEVTILGSSSATPIFNRNPSSQVLNINERLYLIDCGEGTQQQMLHFGVKASRIDNIFISHLHGDHYLGLLGLLSSMHLNGRTKPLNLFAPAPLKEIIDVQLKYSETVLQYPINYVFTVPDKANVIFDNQDIVVESIPLDHRIDCTGFLFRQKKRNRKLLKDKLEEFNVPIEYYTALKKGVDYTAPDGTVYKNETLTSAPEEPKSYAYCSDTIYSESYFKQISNVDLLYHESTFLNDMLERAQSTYHTTALQAGQVALKTNAKKLLLGHFSARYKTLNELLDEAKTVFPDTELAVEGKTFVIEY, from the coding sequence ATGAAATTTGAGGTAACAATACTTGGCAGCAGTTCCGCAACCCCCATATTCAATCGAAATCCTTCTTCACAGGTGCTCAATATTAATGAGCGCCTGTATTTAATTGATTGCGGCGAAGGTACCCAGCAGCAAATGCTGCACTTTGGTGTAAAGGCTAGTCGTATCGATAATATTTTCATCAGTCACCTTCACGGCGATCATTACCTGGGCTTATTGGGCCTGCTTTCATCAATGCACCTTAATGGGCGCACAAAACCATTGAATCTTTTTGCACCAGCTCCGTTAAAAGAAATTATAGATGTTCAACTAAAATATTCTGAAACAGTTTTACAGTACCCTATTAATTATGTGTTTACCGTACCTGATAAAGCAAATGTAATTTTCGATAACCAGGACATTGTTGTTGAAAGCATACCGCTTGATCATCGTATAGATTGCACAGGTTTTTTATTCAGGCAAAAAAAGAGGAACCGAAAGCTGTTAAAAGATAAGCTGGAAGAATTTAACGTCCCCATTGAATACTATACTGCATTAAAAAAGGGTGTTGATTACACCGCTCCTGATGGAACGGTATATAAAAATGAAACGCTAACCTCGGCACCTGAAGAGCCTAAAAGTTATGCCTATTGTTCGGATACAATTTATAGTGAAAGTTATTTTAAGCAGATAAGCAATGTGGACCTGCTATACCATGAATCTACATTTTTAAATGATATGTTGGAGCGTGCACAGAGCACCTATCATACTACCGCTTTGCAGGCAGGGCAGGTGGCATTAAAAACAAATGCTAAGAAACTTTTGCTGGGGCATTTCTCGGCGCGATATAAGACGCTTAATGAATTGCTTGACGAGGCAAAAACTGTTTTCCCTGATACCGAGCTAGCCGTTGAAGGAAAAACGTTTGTTATAGAGTATTAA
- a CDS encoding MlaD family protein: MKISNETKIGVLTAVVITVLILGYSYLSGNDVFSRSNKYYAIYNSVDGLSVSKPVLVNGFQIGRVSSMHLRADGRTVVEFKIDPQYNVPSSTLAQLISTDLLGGKAISFEYGDSKQFAQDKDTLRADIQGSLAESLQPIQMKAERLISKLDSSLAAVNKILNPDFQKNVDRSFNSIANSLQTLEGTTKKIDALVGGQTTHINNIMSNAEVVSDNLKTSTGHLTTVSTNFEKVSDDLANSNIKQTLDNANKTLTDLQATMSKINNGNGSLGLLINDDKMYKNLSDATANLNNLFIDIKAHPKRYVSFSVFGGKKN, from the coding sequence ATGAAAATATCAAACGAAACAAAAATTGGAGTACTAACTGCTGTTGTAATTACTGTGCTGATATTGGGTTACAGTTATTTGAGCGGGAACGACGTTTTCTCCAGGTCGAATAAATATTATGCTATTTATAATAGTGTAGACGGGCTTTCGGTATCAAAACCAGTACTGGTAAATGGCTTTCAGATCGGCAGGGTATCAAGTATGCACCTGCGGGCCGACGGGCGTACAGTTGTTGAATTTAAGATAGATCCGCAATATAATGTTCCGTCAAGCACACTGGCGCAACTGATCAGTACCGACCTTTTAGGTGGTAAAGCCATTAGTTTTGAATATGGCGACAGCAAGCAGTTTGCACAGGATAAGGATACTTTACGTGCCGACATACAAGGCAGCCTGGCCGAAAGCTTGCAGCCTATCCAAATGAAAGCAGAGCGTTTGATATCTAAATTAGATTCATCATTAGCAGCTGTAAATAAAATATTGAACCCTGATTTCCAAAAAAATGTTGACAGGAGCTTTAACAGTATAGCCAACTCGTTGCAAACGCTTGAAGGTACAACTAAGAAAATTGATGCACTGGTTGGCGGCCAAACAACGCACATAAACAATATTATGAGTAATGCTGAGGTGGTATCGGATAATTTAAAAACCAGCACGGGGCATTTAACAACTGTTAGCACAAATTTTGAAAAGGTAAGCGATGACTTGGCAAATTCAAACATTAAGCAAACATTAGATAACGCCAACAAAACATTGACCGACCTACAGGCCACTATGAGCAAGATCAACAACGGTAATGGTTCATTAGGGTTGCTGATAAATGATGATAAGATGTACAAGAATTTGAGTGACGCTACGGCTAATTTAAATAACCTGTTCATCGATATAAAAGCACATCCTAAACGTTATGTGAGCTTCTCGGTGTTCGGCGGTAAGAAAAATTAG
- a CDS encoding dihydrolipoamide acetyltransferase family protein, translated as MAKYQLLLPKMGESVAEATIIKWLKKPGDYVEADEAVMEIATDKVDSEVPSPVAGKLAEQLCTEDDVVQVGSVIAIIETEAAEEPAKPEAPIAPAPSEIQQPVSTETYKAPDAAVATPEPVIAIPGIEQLPKAEPVQNTVALNDSIRFYSPLVRSIAVQEGIGAAELDQVSGTGAEGRLTKDDLLQYIKNRSTNNGHAQYTQPSQQTAAPANPNPAYEPKPEPVKAAVSVSGGDEIIEMDRMRRLIADHMVMSKQTSPHVTSFVEADVTNLVLWREKIKNSFEKREGQKITFTPIFIEAVARAIKEMPMINVSVNGTQIIKKKNINISMATALPNGNLIVPVIKQADELNLIGLTKAVNDLANRARNGKLLPDDVKDGTFTITNVGSFGNVMGTPIINQPQVAILAVGAIKKKPAVIETKEGDMIAIRHMMFLSLSYDHRVVDGALGGSFVRKVADYLENWDLNRDI; from the coding sequence ATGGCAAAATATCAGCTGTTACTGCCTAAAATGGGAGAGAGCGTTGCTGAAGCAACTATCATCAAATGGTTAAAAAAACCGGGAGATTATGTTGAGGCAGACGAAGCAGTAATGGAAATTGCAACTGATAAAGTTGACTCAGAAGTTCCATCACCTGTAGCCGGAAAACTTGCGGAACAACTTTGTACTGAAGATGATGTGGTACAGGTAGGCTCTGTTATAGCTATAATTGAAACAGAAGCTGCCGAGGAACCAGCTAAACCTGAAGCACCTATTGCACCTGCACCCTCCGAAATACAACAACCTGTTTCTACAGAAACATATAAAGCGCCGGATGCTGCAGTAGCGACGCCTGAGCCTGTGATTGCTATACCAGGCATTGAACAGCTTCCTAAGGCTGAACCTGTTCAAAATACAGTAGCGTTAAATGATTCCATCAGGTTTTATTCGCCATTAGTACGCAGTATTGCTGTACAGGAAGGTATTGGCGCTGCCGAACTCGACCAGGTTTCAGGTACGGGAGCTGAAGGCAGGCTGACTAAAGACGATCTGTTGCAGTATATTAAAAACCGGTCTACTAATAACGGTCACGCACAATACACACAGCCGTCGCAGCAAACGGCTGCACCCGCCAATCCGAATCCTGCATATGAGCCTAAACCAGAGCCTGTAAAAGCTGCAGTATCAGTTTCAGGCGGTGATGAGATCATTGAGATGGACAGGATGCGCAGGCTGATAGCCGATCACATGGTGATGAGCAAGCAAACATCGCCGCATGTTACCTCATTTGTTGAGGCCGATGTTACTAACCTTGTTTTATGGCGCGAAAAGATTAAAAATAGCTTTGAAAAGCGTGAAGGTCAGAAAATAACATTCACGCCAATCTTTATTGAAGCTGTTGCACGGGCTATTAAAGAAATGCCAATGATAAATGTTTCGGTTAACGGAACACAGATCATCAAAAAGAAGAACATAAATATCAGTATGGCTACCGCATTGCCAAACGGTAACCTGATAGTACCTGTAATTAAACAGGCTGATGAGCTAAACCTTATTGGGCTAACCAAAGCTGTTAATGACCTGGCAAATCGCGCTCGCAACGGTAAATTATTACCTGATGATGTAAAAGATGGAACATTTACCATTACTAACGTAGGCTCATTTGGTAATGTGATGGGTACGCCGATCATCAATCAGCCACAGGTGGCAATATTAGCAGTTGGGGCCATTAAAAAGAAACCGGCTGTAATTGAAACTAAAGAGGGTGATATGATCGCTATACGCCATATGATGTTCCTATCATTATCCTACGATCATAGAGTAGTTGATGGTGCTTTAGGCGGATCATTTGTACGTAAAGTGGCTGATTACCTGGAAAACTGGGATTTGAACAGGGATATATAA
- a CDS encoding phosphoribosylaminoimidazolesuccinocarboxamide synthase, which yields MNAIKETHFNFPGQTAFYKGKVRDVYTIKNKYLAMVVSDRISAFDVVLPEAIPFKGQVLNQIAASFLKATADIVPNWVVSVPDPSVTIGRICEPYKVEMVIRGYLAGHAAREYAAGKRQVCGVSLPEGLKENDKLPEPIITPTTKASVGHDEDISREQILAKKIVSEQDYIQLENYTRALYQRGTEIAAKQGLILVDTKYEFGKADGKIFLIDEIHTPDSSRYFYSEGYEERQANGEQQKQLSKEFVRRWLIENGFQGKDGQVIPTMTKEIVQSISDRYIELYEKITGEAFVKPESADILNRVETAIISALSAL from the coding sequence ATGAATGCAATAAAAGAAACACACTTTAATTTTCCGGGGCAAACGGCCTTTTATAAGGGAAAAGTACGCGATGTTTATACTATAAAAAATAAATACCTGGCCATGGTTGTTAGCGACCGCATTTCAGCATTTGATGTGGTTTTGCCGGAAGCTATACCTTTTAAAGGACAGGTTTTAAACCAGATAGCGGCAAGCTTTTTAAAGGCCACAGCCGATATTGTACCTAACTGGGTTGTTAGCGTACCTGATCCAAGCGTTACCATAGGCCGTATTTGCGAGCCATATAAAGTAGAAATGGTTATTCGTGGTTACCTCGCAGGCCACGCTGCCCGTGAATATGCTGCTGGTAAAAGGCAGGTTTGCGGTGTGAGTTTACCCGAAGGATTAAAGGAAAATGATAAACTGCCTGAGCCCATAATTACGCCAACCACAAAAGCATCGGTAGGGCATGATGAGGATATATCGCGCGAGCAAATACTGGCAAAAAAGATTGTATCTGAACAGGATTACATTCAACTGGAAAATTATACCAGGGCATTATACCAACGTGGTACCGAAATAGCGGCAAAACAAGGTTTGATATTAGTTGATACCAAATATGAATTTGGCAAGGCTGATGGAAAAATATTCCTGATTGACGAGATACATACCCCGGATTCATCCCGTTATTTTTATAGCGAAGGTTATGAAGAACGCCAGGCAAATGGTGAACAGCAAAAACAACTTTCAAAAGAGTTTGTTAGAAGGTGGTTGATTGAAAATGGTTTTCAGGGCAAAGACGGACAAGTTATACCAACGATGACAAAAGAGATAGTTCAATCCATATCTGACAGGTATATTGAGCTTTACGAAAAAATTACAGGTGAAGCGTTTGTAAAACCCGAAAGTGCTGATATATTAAACAGGGTTGAAACAGCAATTATAAGTGCGCTATCGGCATTGTAA